A region of the Acidobacteriota bacterium genome:
CTGACGGAGCCCGGCCAGAAGACCGAACTCAACCTCCGAGCCGTGGATAAGGACGGCAACCTCATCGATCAACCCGGAACGGTCGAGTGGGCTCTCGAAGGGCTCGAGGGCAAATTGAAGAACGGACGCTTCAGTCCTTCCTCCGGCGCCCCCTCTCAAGTCGGCAAGATCACGGCGACGGTGGCCGGCAAGACGGCCGCGACCCGGGTTCGTGTACTTCCTCCGCTGCCGTGGAACATGGGCTTTGAGGATGGCGAAATAGGTTCGACACCGGCGAGCTGGATCAACGCGAAGGGGACCTACGTCATTGCCGATCTCGAGGGCGAGAAGGTCCTGCACAAGATGCCGCGGAAGCGCGGTTTGAATCGAACGACGATCTTCTTCGGTTCTCAGCAACTCAGGGACTACACGATAGAGGCGGAGATTCTCGGGAAGCCCAATCGACGCCGCAAGCCCGACATCGGGCTCGTTAATGGCGGGTACAGCCTGGATCTGCAGGGCGCCCACCAGAAACTCCAGATCCGTTCCTGGGCCGCCGAGCTTCGCATGGCCAAGGAGATTGATTTCCCGTGGGAGCTCGATGCCTGGTACTCGATGAAGCTGAGCGTTGAGATCGAGGGTGGGACGGCATTCGTTCGAGGCAAGGTCTGGAAACGTGGCGAGGCCGAGCCGGCGGAATGGACCATCACCGCCGAGGATGCGTTGCCGATTCTTTCGGGTAGCCCGGGGCTGGTGGGCTATTCGCCTGCCGATATGTACTACGACAACATCAAGGTAACGGTGAACAAGTGATGACGAAGCAACTGATTGGAACCGCACTGCTCTGTATGTTTCTTGCGGGAGTGGCGTACGCCGAGGACGAAGCCCCGGTGATGTACGCCAACACTCCGGACCGCAACATGGTCTCCGATGAGGAGAACCTGCCGGCGAAGTGGGACGCGAAGACGGGCATGAACATCAAGTGGACTGCGGATCTCGGATCCCAGACCTACGCAGGGCCGGTGGTCTATGACGGTCGCGTCTTCGTGGGCACCAACAATCAACGGGTCTACAACCCCGCGATCAAGGGCGACCGCGGCAACGTCATGGCGTTCGACGCGGAGACCGGCGAGTTCATCTGGCAGTCGGCCCACGCCAAGCTGCCGTCCGGTCGGGTCAACGACTGGCCGCTGCAGGGCGTCTGCTCGACGCCGGCGGTCGAGGGCGATCGTATCTATTACCTGTCCAACCGTGGTGAGATCATCGCCGCGGACACGGACGGCTTCCGCGACGGGGCCAACGACGGGCCGTTCGTCGACGAAGAGCACACGAGCAAACTGGACGAAGATGTCATCTGGCGCTTCGACCTGATCGAGGAGCTGGACATGTTTCCCCACAACCTGGCGGCGGGTAGCCCGTTGCTCGTGGGAGACTGGCTGTTCTTTATCACCGGGCAAGGTGTCGACGAGGGGCACATCAATGTGCCGTCGCCGGAAGGCCCCAGCTTCGTTGCCTTCGACAAGAACAGCGGCGAACTGCTCTGGGAGAATGCGCTGCCGGGCACCAACGTCCTTCACGGAACGTGGTCCAACCCGTCCTACGGAAAGATCCAGGGACGCGAGCAGGTCATCTTCCCCGGTGGCGACGGCTGGCTCTATTCGTTCAACCCCAAGGATGGCGAGCTGCTCTGGAAGTTCGACCTGAATCCCAAGGACTCGAAATGGGAACTGGGTGGACGGGGTACGCGGAACAACGTGATCTCGACCGCCGTTATCCATGACGACAAGGTCTTCATCGGCGTCGGACAGGATCCCGAGCACGGTGAGGGGCCGGGTAACCTGTGGGCCATCGATGCGACCGGGTCCGGCGACGTGACATCGACCGCCGTCGTCTGGCGTCGGCACGGCGACGACTTCCACCGCACGATGTCCACTGCGGCGATTCAAGACGGCCTGATGTACATCGCCGACCTCAGCGGGTTCGTCTACTGCCTCGACGTCAAGACCGGGAAAGAGATCTGGACGTACGACGCGTTCGCAGCAATCTGGGGCTCGACGTTCCTGGCGGACGGCAAGGTCTACATCGGCGACGAGGACGGCGATATCGCGGTTCTGAAGGCCGGTCGCAAGATGGAGCTTTTGCACGAGACCAACATGGGGACTGCGGTCTACACGACTCCGGTGGCGAAGGACGGTGTGATCTACGTCGCCAGTCGGACGAAACTGTTCGCGATCGAGGGGGGGATCCCCGCCAAGACCCCGCCGGCAGCCCCGGCGGCCCTCGCCGTCGATGCGCCGCCGGCAAAGAAGTCGGAAGCGAAATGACGAAGGCGTTCACATCGCCGGAGGAAGCCACGGCCGGTCTCGACGCCCACGTGAAAGAGATCGTTCGTTGGCATTTCGATCCGGCGACGGGTTGTCCGTTCTGGCTGAAGAAGGCCAGGGAGTTCGATTTCGATCCATTAAAGGATGTGAACGGGTACGACGATCTAAAGCTGTTCGGTCACTTTCAGGACGAGTGGCTGCGTGGTGGCCCGGTGCGACGCTGGGTTCCGAAGGGTCTGGCAGACAAACCGGCCTACGTCTTCGAGACCGGCGGATCGACGGGTGTTCCCAAGTCCCGGGTCAATATCGAGGACTTCCAACGAGACTACGAGATCTTCGGGGATCGTCTCTCCGACCAGACATTCCCCCGGGGTTCGGACTGGTTGATGCTGGGTCCGACCGGGCCGCGACGTCTTCGCCTGGCGATCGAACATCTTGCGCAGTATCGGGGTGGAATTTCGTTCTTCGTCGACCTCGATCCGCGCTGGGTCAACAAGTTGATCCGTGCCCAGAAATTTCAGGAGATGGAGACCTACAAGAATCACATCGTCGATCAGGCGCTGACGATTCTCAGGGCCCACCCCAACATCAAGTGCCTGTTCACCACGCCGAAACTTCTTGAGGCGTTGTGCGAGAAGATCTCGCTGGCGAACTACGGGATCACCGGCATCTTTTGTGGTGGAACCGAGATGAATGCCCAGTTCAATCGTTTTGCCCGGGAAGAGCTTGTCCCCGGCATCGATTTTATCCCGACGTACGGCAACACGTTGATGGGTCTCGCGGCACCTCGTCCATTTCGGGAGGGGGACGACTACTCGATCACCTACTACCCGCCGTTGCCGAGGGCGACATTCGAGATCGTCGATCCTGATGACACGAGCCGGCGGTTGGAATACAACCAGCGCGGTCGTGTCCTTCTGACGACGCTGACGAAGGAGTTCTTCATGCCTCGGTTCCCCGAGCGGGACGAGGGGTATCGGGCCGAACCGTGCGAGGAGTATCCCTGGGATGGTGTGCGCGATCTCGGCTTGTTGAGCTCTCTGCAGCAGAGCGTGACCGTGGGAGTGTATTGATGCTCCACGTCCCGGTATTGCGAGCCGGTCAGCCGTATCGGAGTCTCGATACGATCGACCTGAAGGACTCGCGTTCGGGCGAGGCCGTGGCTCGTGTCAGTCAGGCCAACCGTGGGTTGATCCATCACGATCTGCTGCAGGCCGCCGACTGGAGACGGGCACTACAGGAGATTCCATCGGCGGAGCTGGTCGCGATCTGCGGACGGGCGGCCGAACTATTCCTCGACGGAACCGTGATGGTCGACCCGATCGATGGCGTCGGGCAGAGCCCCGCGCAGTTCGTCGAGATCCAATCGGCAACCACAGGCCTGCCGCGGTCGCTCTGTCGGGCCAACATGGAGAAGATCCATTTCGTGTTGGCCAACATGGATTGCATCCTCGCGGGTCTGACACGAGGACTGGACCTGGAACTGCTCGATCGCGGTCACGTCGTCCAGGACGGCCGCACGGTCAGCTTCCTCGGCCAGGCCAACACCATGGGGGCGATCTTGCCCAGCAACTCTCCCGGTGTTCACTCGCTCTGGATCCCATCGTTTGCGTTGAAGGTTCCGCTGGTCTTGAAACCCGGTCGCCAGGAGCCCTGGACACCGATGCGAATCACGCAGGCGTTGCTGGCTGCCGGTGCGCCACCCGAGGCGATCAGCTTCTATCCAACGGGGCACGGTGCCGTAACCGACATCCTGATGCGAACCGATCGCTCGATGTTATTCGGCGACGAGTCCACACTTCGACCCTGGCAGGGCGATCCGCGGATCCAATTGCACGGGCCCGGCTGGAGCAAGATCATCTTCGGGGAAGATCAGGCCCAGCACTGGAAGAATCATCTCGACTGGATGGTGGGTTCCATTGCGGCCAATGGGGGACGTTCGTGCGTCAACGCTTCGGGCGTCTGGACACCCGCACATGGAGACTCGCTGGCCGATGCGCTTGCGCAACGACTTGCCGCGATTCCCGCAAGGGCGCTGGACGATCCGCAAGCCGAGCTTGCGGCGTTCACGGACCCCGGCATCGCGAGACGAATCTCGGACTTCATCGATCAACGGCTTGCGATCCCGGGCGCAGAGGACGTCACGGCGCGTTATCGCCGTGGCGGCCGGGTCGCCGAGGTCGGTGGGTCAACCTTTGTACTTCCCACGGTGATTCGATGTAGCGATCCCGACCATCCGTTGGCATCCGCCGAACTCCTGTTTCCGTTCGTCAGCGTCGTGGAGGTGCCGCAAGCCGAGATGGTCACGAAAATCGGCTCGACGTTGGTGGCGTCCGTCGTCTCGGACGACGTGGCGTTTCGTGAAGAGATGCTGGTCGCGCGGAATATCGATCGACTGAACCTGGCCGCGGTTCCGACCAATGTTGTCTCCTGGGATCAGCCCCATGAGGGAAACCTGTTCGAGTTGCTGTACAAGCAGCGGTCGTTCGTGAGTGGATCCTCCGATTCGACGGCAGCTTGACCGTGCTCGCATCCATCGGCCAGGCTGCCGACGGGCGTTGGGATGCCCTCATCGACGGGATCGCCGTCTCGTTCGGCGAAGGTGGCCTGGATCAGCTCGGGACACTCTGCACACGATACGGCGGGAAGCGGTCACTCCTGGTCACGGACCCCGGCGTTCGTGGCGCGGGACACATCCGTGCGGCGACCCGGGCCCTGACCGAAACAGGAGTCGCGGTCGATGTCTTCGATCGGCTTGCAACCAACCCGACTACCGAGCATGTACGCGACGGCGTCGAGGCCGCTAAACGGCACGAGGCCGATTGCCTGATCGCCGTCGGCGGTGGAAGTGCGATGGACTGCGCGAAGGGCATCAACTTCATCATCTCGAACGGTGGCGAGATGCGGGACTACTGGGGCTCGGGCATGGCGACGCAACCGATGCTGCCGTCCATCGGCGTGCCCACGACAGCGGGGACGGGGAGCGATGCGCAATCCTATGCCCTGATCTCTGAGGCCGAGACCGGGATCAAGATGGCCTGTGGTGACCCGAAAGCGGCGTTTCGCTGCGTGATCCTCGACCCGCTCCTGACCGGGTCGGCACCACGCGACGTCATCGCGACTGCCGGCATGGACGCCCTCTCGCACGCGATCGAGAGCTACGTCTGCACGCGACGAAACGAGCGCTCACAGCAATACGCGTTCGATGCCTTCTCGCTTATCGATCCTGCGCTTCTTCGCGTTCTGGAGGATCCCGACGATCGCGTGGCTCGCAGTGCGATGCTCCTGGGAGCGTTCCTGGCCGGAGCGGCGATCGAGCGCTCGATGCTGGGTGCTGCGCATAGCTGCGCCAACCCGCTGACGGCGACCCATGGGATCGTGCACGGCGCGGCCGTCTCTCTGATGATGCCCGCAGTGATGCGATTCAATTCCGCCACCGTCGGTCATCTCTACGATCGTCTTCAGCGATGCGAGCCTTCCGGTGGGGCGTCCCTCGTCGCCCGCGTCGAGGAGCGGCGCCGGTTGGCAGGCCTGCCCGAGACACTCGGCGCATGTGGCGTTAAAGACCCTGACCTCGATTCTTTGGCGCAACAGGCGGCGGCCCAGTGGACCGCCGCGTTCAATCCGGTTCCGGTGGCCGAACCTGAGATGAGGCTGTTTTATGAACAGGTTGCCTGAGACCTTGCTTCGATTGCTGCTCGCATCGCTCCTCTTCGTGAGCGTGGTCGGTGCCTCGGACAGCTCGGCCCCGGCCGATGCCTGGCCCATGTTCCGCGGAAGCAGTCAGTCCACGGGCGTCTCGGCAGGCGAACTACCGGAGAAGATGACACCGCTCTGGGCGTTCACCATCGAGGAGGGGATCGAGTCAACGGCCGCAATCGTCGATGGGATCGTCTACGTCGGTGGGCTGGACGGCGTGCTCTATGCGGTCGGTCTCGATGACGGCAAATTGCGATGGAAATTTCAGGCCGGGTTCGAGATCAAGTCTTCGCCAACGGTCGTCGGCGGCCGGGTCATGTTTGGAGACGGTGACGGTATCTTCCACGCTCTCGATGCCGCAACGGGCAAGGAGCTGTGGAGCTTCGCGACCGAAGCCGAGATCATCTCGTCCGCGAACGTTCACGGCAAGAGTGTCGTCTTCGGGTCTCACGATCAATCCGTCTACAGCCTGGAAGCGGAAACCGGGAAGCTACGCTTCAAGGTCGAGACCGACGGATTTATCTATGGCGCGCCGGCCATCGTCGACGGTCGCATCATCATCGCCGGTTGCGACGGGTTCCTGCGGTTGATCGATGCCGACACCGGCGAGGAGCAGCGGGTCATCGAAGTCGGCGCCTACGTCGGAGCGAGTCCCGCCGTGGCGGACGGTATCGCGTACTTCGGCACCTTCGAGAACCAGGTGCTCGCGGTCGATCTGACTGCCGATGGTCCAGCGTGGCGCTACGAGAACCCCGACCGGCAGTTTCCGTACCTCTCGTCGGCGGTTGTCAGCGAGAAACTGGTCGTGATCGGCGGACGGGACAAGAGCCTCCACGCGATCGATCGAAGCTCCGGCAAGGAGACGTGGAGCCTGGCATCGCGGTCGAAGATCGATTCCTCGCCGGTCCTGGTGGGGAGCGCTGT
Encoded here:
- a CDS encoding PQQ-binding-like beta-propeller repeat protein; this encodes MTKQLIGTALLCMFLAGVAYAEDEAPVMYANTPDRNMVSDEENLPAKWDAKTGMNIKWTADLGSQTYAGPVVYDGRVFVGTNNQRVYNPAIKGDRGNVMAFDAETGEFIWQSAHAKLPSGRVNDWPLQGVCSTPAVEGDRIYYLSNRGEIIAADTDGFRDGANDGPFVDEEHTSKLDEDVIWRFDLIEELDMFPHNLAAGSPLLVGDWLFFITGQGVDEGHINVPSPEGPSFVAFDKNSGELLWENALPGTNVLHGTWSNPSYGKIQGREQVIFPGGDGWLYSFNPKDGELLWKFDLNPKDSKWELGGRGTRNNVISTAVIHDDKVFIGVGQDPEHGEGPGNLWAIDATGSGDVTSTAVVWRRHGDDFHRTMSTAAIQDGLMYIADLSGFVYCLDVKTGKEIWTYDAFAAIWGSTFLADGKVYIGDEDGDIAVLKAGRKMELLHETNMGTAVYTTPVAKDGVIYVASRTKLFAIEGGIPAKTPPAAPAALAVDAPPAKKSEAK
- a CDS encoding aldehyde dehydrogenase family protein, yielding MLHVPVLRAGQPYRSLDTIDLKDSRSGEAVARVSQANRGLIHHDLLQAADWRRALQEIPSAELVAICGRAAELFLDGTVMVDPIDGVGQSPAQFVEIQSATTGLPRSLCRANMEKIHFVLANMDCILAGLTRGLDLELLDRGHVVQDGRTVSFLGQANTMGAILPSNSPGVHSLWIPSFALKVPLVLKPGRQEPWTPMRITQALLAAGAPPEAISFYPTGHGAVTDILMRTDRSMLFGDESTLRPWQGDPRIQLHGPGWSKIIFGEDQAQHWKNHLDWMVGSIAANGGRSCVNASGVWTPAHGDSLADALAQRLAAIPARALDDPQAELAAFTDPGIARRISDFIDQRLAIPGAEDVTARYRRGGRVAEVGGSTFVLPTVIRCSDPDHPLASAELLFPFVSVVEVPQAEMVTKIGSTLVASVVSDDVAFREEMLVARNIDRLNLAAVPTNVVSWDQPHEGNLFELLYKQRSFVSGSSDSTAA
- a CDS encoding iron-containing alcohol dehydrogenase: MLASIGQAADGRWDALIDGIAVSFGEGGLDQLGTLCTRYGGKRSLLVTDPGVRGAGHIRAATRALTETGVAVDVFDRLATNPTTEHVRDGVEAAKRHEADCLIAVGGGSAMDCAKGINFIISNGGEMRDYWGSGMATQPMLPSIGVPTTAGTGSDAQSYALISEAETGIKMACGDPKAAFRCVILDPLLTGSAPRDVIATAGMDALSHAIESYVCTRRNERSQQYAFDAFSLIDPALLRVLEDPDDRVARSAMLLGAFLAGAAIERSMLGAAHSCANPLTATHGIVHGAAVSLMMPAVMRFNSATVGHLYDRLQRCEPSGGASLVARVEERRRLAGLPETLGACGVKDPDLDSLAQQAAAQWTAAFNPVPVAEPEMRLFYEQVA
- a CDS encoding PQQ-binding-like beta-propeller repeat protein, which translates into the protein MNRLPETLLRLLLASLLFVSVVGASDSSAPADAWPMFRGSSQSTGVSAGELPEKMTPLWAFTIEEGIESTAAIVDGIVYVGGLDGVLYAVGLDDGKLRWKFQAGFEIKSSPTVVGGRVMFGDGDGIFHALDAATGKELWSFATEAEIISSANVHGKSVVFGSHDQSVYSLEAETGKLRFKVETDGFIYGAPAIVDGRIIIAGCDGFLRLIDADTGEEQRVIEVGAYVGASPAVADGIAYFGTFENQVLAVDLTADGPAWRYENPDRQFPYLSSAVVSEKLVVIGGRDKSLHAIDRSSGKETWSLASRSKIDSSPVLVGSAVYVGLMTGELVALNLADGSKRWSFDSGSPFVASPAIAQGRLVIGTADGQLYAFGKKE